The genomic window GATGGGATTAGATCATGGCCCTGCGTTCATGCATGGGAAGATTACTAATCTAGATGTTGAATAGTAATTAGATCTATTGAGGGGTACCGAGTGCCCCTCTTAAATTTATTAACTTTAGGAGTGATGATTGCTATGGCATTTACAGTTAACGACATCAAGCAAAAAGAAGGAATTCAGCCAGCTGTCAAGGAGATCTTAATTGCATTGATTGAGCAAAATGTAGAGCTTCAAGAAAACATTACAGCTTTAGAAGCAAGAGTTGAAGACTTAGAAAGCGAAGGTGACTAATAATGATAACATTCTATGGCACGGGCCTTGTTTGGGACAAGGAAAATAACAAGCTGCTCTGCAAGTTTGTTGACGGGAAGTTTGAAACGAACGATCAGCGCACTGCTAACATTCTGATTAACGCTGGATACGAGTTTGAAGGGGAGATTGAGGATGAAGCCCAAGACAGCACTGGACAAGCGACTGATCTGGAACAGAAGACAGCAGCAGAACTCAAAGTAATCGCCGAAGAAAAAGGCATAGATATTCCAGCACGGACGAAAAAGGAAGACATTATTGCACTAATAAGAGCTGGTGAGCAGGATGCCGATAACGACACTCAATAAAGTAAAAACAATATTGACTCTAGACGATTCAAAGGATGCCCTAATCGAAGAATTAATTCCCTTGGTGGAAGATGATTACGAGCAAATCAGGAATAAACCTTTTGAGGAAGATTCTGAGGGAAACACAGTGTATCCTCTGGGCGCTGAACTCACGGCAATCGATATGATTGGTTACAAACTTGCCAGTGATTATAGGAGCCACGGTATACAGTCAGAGTCACTCTCTAGACACTCCGTAACCTATGATACTACGAATATGCTTGGTGGATATCCACGCTCTATCACAGGTCGTATCAAGAGATATGTGAGGTTCGTGTGATGAGGGCAATTGAGCGATATTACAAGCCTGGTATCAAAGTACAAAGGTCTATTAGTGTCAAGAATGGTATAGGTGGTCATACGGAGCAGTGGAATGAGCATCTAAACATATCAGGCCTTATTGATGCTGTGAGTGGTGACAAGAGCATATCGGCAGCTAAAGAGACGGAACGTGTTACGCATATTCTTTTCTGTGCTGTGAATGACATTCAGAGCAGTGATAGGATTGTGGACCAGCTGGGCAATATCTATCGCATTAAGCTAGTTGATAATCCTATGCAAATGAATAGCCATATGGAAATCTTATTGGAGATGGTTGGTCATGATCAAGTTTCAGAGCAATAAGAAGAAGGTCTTAGAGGCAATGAAGGATGCGGAGAACAGGGCGCTTAATGGCATTGGTGCGTTCGTACAAGGCGAGGCAATAGTAAGAACTCCTGTTGATACGGGAAATCTTAGAAGCTCAATCGACTTCGTTACGAATCAAAATGAAAAGTCAGTAACGGTCGGAACCAACGTAGAGTATGCGCCTTACGTAGAAAAAGGAACTCGCAAACAAAGAGGTCAGGCATTTCTTGCTCCTGCAGTAGAGACAAATATTAGGCGAATTGGCGAACTTGCAAGGGAGCTGATGAAGATTGATTAGTTTATTACTTTATGTCACTGCCTTGCTAGAAAAGAAAGCAGACAGGGTATATCAAGAGATTGCACCTGAGAAGGACCCAATCACCAATAAGAAGCCTGAATTTCCGTATGTAGTCTATAACTTTCCACCATCAAGTTCACCAGTTCCAGATCGAGATGATAAAATTCTTGAAATCGATGTATGGGATAACATTCCTGACACTACAAGGCTTGAACAACTGACTGATAGTATTGATAAATCACTGAACAAGTTAAGACACTTGGAAGGTGATTTTTTTGTTATCTTTCAGAGGTTAAGTAAAGGTAGTATTCCAGACCCTGACCCAAAGATTAGGAGAAG from Desulfuribacillus stibiiarsenatis includes these protein-coding regions:
- a CDS encoding HK97-gp10 family putative phage morphogenesis protein, producing MIKFQSNKKKVLEAMKDAENRALNGIGAFVQGEAIVRTPVDTGNLRSSIDFVTNQNEKSVTVGTNVEYAPYVEKGTRKQRGQAFLAPAVETNIRRIGELARELMKID
- a CDS encoding Rho termination factor N-terminal domain-containing protein, whose protein sequence is MITFYGTGLVWDKENNKLLCKFVDGKFETNDQRTANILINAGYEFEGEIEDEAQDSTGQATDLEQKTAAELKVIAEEKGIDIPARTKKEDIIALIRAGEQDADNDTQ
- a CDS encoding phage head closure protein, with amino-acid sequence MRAIERYYKPGIKVQRSISVKNGIGGHTEQWNEHLNISGLIDAVSGDKSISAAKETERVTHILFCAVNDIQSSDRIVDQLGNIYRIKLVDNPMQMNSHMEILLEMVGHDQVSEQ